The Candidatus Rokuibacteriota bacterium DNA segment ACAAGCCGACGGGGGCCGTGGTCGGCCAGCAGCCCTTCGGCGGCGACCGGGCGTCGGGAACCAACGACAAAGCGGGCAGCGCGCTGAACCTGCTGCGCTGGGTGAGCCCGCGCACGATCAAGGAGACCTTCGTGCCGCCGACCGACTTCCGCTATGCCTTCATGCAGCCGGGCGACTGAGCGAGATCGGGGTCAGGTCTTGCAATCCGACATGAGGGCCCCGCAGCTGCTCGTTCGCCGCGGCTGGGTCTGGCGGGCAATGTGTGATTGCAAGACCTGACCCCGATTTCGCGGGGGAAGACCCTCGAACCGGATAGCTCGCCTAGAGGAGCTTCTCCATGATGAGCGTGTCCACCCACCGGCCGTCGAGCGTGCCCTGCTCGTGGTAAACGCCGACGCGGCTGAAGCCCAGGCGCTCGTAGAGGCGCACGCCCCCCGCGTTGGTGGGGAAGGTGGACAGCACCATCTTGTGGTAGCCGATCTCGCGCGCCAGCTCGATGAGGCGCTCGAGCAGGCGGTGGCCCACGCCCTTGCCGCGCCACGCGCGCTCGACGTAGACGGAGAAGTCGGCGACGTGCCGGTAGGCGGGGCGCGCGTTGAAGACGTTTAGACTTCCCCATCCGACGAGGACCCCGCCGGACTCCGCCACGATCACCGGGTGGCGGGGGCCGCGCGCCGCCATCCACTCGCGGCGCTCTTCAGGCGTGCGCAGCTCGGTCTCGAGCGTCGCCACGCGGTCTTCGATCCCCTGGTTGTAGATCAGGCAGACCGCTTCGGCGTCGCCCGCGCGCGCGGGCCGGAGCGTGACCGCTGCCCTCACTTCGCCGGCTCCAGCTCGCGCGCGTCGAGCCGTCCCGCCTTCTTGAGCACGGCGAATTCGTCGAGCGTCATCCGAATGCCATCCTTGAGCCCTGTGCGCGGCGTAGGGCCGAGATCCTGCTGGTAACCCGGGTCGGCCAGCTCGCCTACGACGCGGGTCACGCCGTCGCGGTCGGCGATGTCGCCCTTGACCATGACGACGTCGCGCAGGCGCTCCGGCCCCAGGATCATGCGCATGCGCCACGGGTCGTCGCCGAGGTCGAAGGCCACCGGCTTCTCGCCGGCCTCCAGCAGCCGCTTGCACACCCACGCCCCGATGCAGCCGAACGCTCCCGTCACCAGCGTCGCCATGGTGTTCAGGATCTCCTCGCCGCGCGGTCTGTACGCCGCCGACTTTTATTCACCACTTTGGGTATAATGCGGCCCGTGTTCGACAGCAAATTCTTCGAGGAGTCGTGGCCCACCATCTCCCGCGGCCTCGAGTCCGAGGCGGACGCCGAGACCGAGGTCGGCTGGATCCTCGGCCACGTGCGGCCGCCGGCCGGCGGGCGCGTCCTCGACGCGCCGTGCGGCTTCGGCCGCCACTCGCTCGCACTCGCGCGGCGCGGCTTCGGGGTCACGGGCGTGGACCTCTCCGAAACCGAGCTCGGCCGCGCCAAGGAGCGCGCCCAGGCCGCCGGGCTGCCGCTCCAGCTGGTCAAGCAGGACATGCGCGACATGGAGTTCTCGGGCGAGTTCGATCTGGCCTTGAACCTCTTCTCGAGCATCGGCTTCTTCACCGACGACGAGGACCGCCTCCTCCTCGACCGCTTCTGCACCGGGCTCAAGCCGGGCGGCGCCTTCGTCCTCGATACGCGCAACCGCGACTTCGTCATCCACGACGTGACGCCCGAGGAGACGGTGCAGCTGCCGGAGGGCACGGTCCGCGTCAAGAACCGCTTCGACGTGCGCACGAGCCGGATCCAGCAGGACTGGTGGCTCGAGGACCAGCACCGCCTGCTGGGCCAGACCGAGATCCGCCTCTACTCCGCCCACGAGCTCCTGCGCATGCTGCGCCCGGAGCGCTGGTCCCAGGTCGAGCTCTTCGGCGGCCTCGACGGACGCCCGTTCGCCCTCGAGTCCCCCCGCATCGTCCTCGTGGCGACCAAGTAACCCAGTCATAGGAGACCCGCTACCGTCATGAAGCCCCTCGTGATCCTTGCCGGCCCCATCCATCCGGACGGCGTCAAACAGCTCGAAACGGAAGCGCGTGTGGTCGTTTCTAACGAAGAGACGGAAGCGGGGATGATCAAGGCCGCGCAGGAGGCCTCGGGCATCCTCTTCCGCACCAAGCCCAACTGCACGCGGTCGCTGATGGCGGCCTGCAAGCAGCTCAAGGTCATCGGCCGTCACGGCGCCGGGCTCGATATCGTGGACCTCGAGGCCGCGACGGATCTCGGCGTGGCGGTCGTCCACGCCCCGGGCTCCAACTCCAACTCCGTCGCCGAGCACGCGATCATGCTCATGCTGGCCTGCGCCAAGCAGGCGGTGGTCGTGGACAAACGCACGCGGCTGGCCGACTGGAGCAAGGGTCGCTGGCAGGGCCTGCTCGAGATGAACGGCCGGACGCTCGGCATCATCGGCGTCGGCAACATCGGGCGTCGGGTGGCGAAGATCGCGGGCGCCATGGGCATGCGCGTGATCGGCTACGACAAGTACGTGGCGGCCGACGAGCTCCGGAACCGCGGCGTCGAGCCCATGCCGGACATGGCCTCCGTCCTCCGGCAGGCCGACGTCGTCACGTGCCACACGCCCCTCACGCGGGAAACGCGCCACATGATCGACGCCGTGGCGATCGCCCTGATGAAGCCCGGCGTGATCTTCATCAACACCTCTCGCGGCAAGGTCCAGGACGAGGAGGCGCTGCGCGTGGCGCTCGAGGGCGGCAAGATCCGAGCGGCGGGCATCGACGTGTTCGAGGAGGAGCCCGTCTCCTCGGACAGCCGGCTCCTCCAGCTCGACAACGTGATCGTGAGTCCGCACATCGCCGGCGTGACCGAGGAGACGACCCGCGGCATGGCGATCCAGGTCACAGCCGAGATGCTGCGCGTGCTCCGCGGCGAGAAGCCGCACGTGCTCGGCAACCCCGACCTCTGGCCCAAGCTCGGCCACCTGAAGTAGATTCAGAGGCACACACACCCGGAGGACGAGATGCCTATCGACACGCGCCACCCGAGAGAGATTCGCGCCGACATCCGAAGCGGCAAGCTCCACGGCGTCACCGCGGGGCTGGGGCCTGGGTTCGTCCAGGCCAATATGGCCGTGCTGCCCAAAGAGGACGCCTACGATTTTCTCCTCTTCTGCCAGCGCAACCCGCGCCCGTGCCCGCTGATCGAGGTGACGGAGGTCGGCTCGCCCGAGCCCGTCGGCGTGGCGCCGGGCGCCGACCTCCGTACCGACCTGCCGCGCTACCGGATTTACAAGGACGGCGTGCTCGCGGATGAGGTGACGGACGTCAAGGCCTTCTGGCGCGACGACCTCGTCGCCTTCCTCCTC contains these protein-coding regions:
- a CDS encoding arsinothricin resistance N-acetyltransferase ArsN1 codes for the protein MRAAVTLRPARAGDAEAVCLIYNQGIEDRVATLETELRTPEERREWMAARGPRHPVIVAESGGVLVGWGSLNVFNARPAYRHVADFSVYVERAWRGKGVGHRLLERLIELAREIGYHKMVLSTFPTNAGGVRLYERLGFSRVGVYHEQGTLDGRWVDTLIMEKLL
- a CDS encoding NAD-dependent epimerase/dehydratase family protein translates to MATLVTGAFGCIGAWVCKRLLEAGEKPVAFDLGDDPWRMRMILGPERLRDVVMVKGDIADRDGVTRVVGELADPGYQQDLGPTPRTGLKDGIRMTLDEFAVLKKAGRLDARELEPAK
- a CDS encoding class I SAM-dependent methyltransferase, translating into MFDSKFFEESWPTISRGLESEADAETEVGWILGHVRPPAGGRVLDAPCGFGRHSLALARRGFGVTGVDLSETELGRAKERAQAAGLPLQLVKQDMRDMEFSGEFDLALNLFSSIGFFTDDEDRLLLDRFCTGLKPGGAFVLDTRNRDFVIHDVTPEETVQLPEGTVRVKNRFDVRTSRIQQDWWLEDQHRLLGQTEIRLYSAHELLRMLRPERWSQVELFGGLDGRPFALESPRIVLVATK
- a CDS encoding hydroxyacid dehydrogenase gives rise to the protein MKPLVILAGPIHPDGVKQLETEARVVVSNEETEAGMIKAAQEASGILFRTKPNCTRSLMAACKQLKVIGRHGAGLDIVDLEAATDLGVAVVHAPGSNSNSVAEHAIMLMLACAKQAVVVDKRTRLADWSKGRWQGLLEMNGRTLGIIGVGNIGRRVAKIAGAMGMRVIGYDKYVAADELRNRGVEPMPDMASVLRQADVVTCHTPLTRETRHMIDAVAIALMKPGVIFINTSRGKVQDEEALRVALEGGKIRAAGIDVFEEEPVSSDSRLLQLDNVIVSPHIAGVTEETTRGMAIQVTAEMLRVLRGEKPHVLGNPDLWPKLGHLK